One genomic window of Candidatus Nanohalobium constans includes the following:
- a CDS encoding ribbon-helix-helix domain-containing protein encodes MPTTSVEIPEVLKKRIEQKVESGEYTSNSDFIRYAVRRMLDKEDTLSPKAVAELNKRIDYSGEQLTGLEEA; translated from the coding sequence ATGCCAACGACAAGTGTTGAAATTCCTGAAGTTTTGAAGAAAAGAATAGAGCAGAAGGTTGAAAGTGGAGAATACACCTCTAATTCTGACTTTATCCGATATGCTGTTCGAAGAATGCTCGATAAGGAGGACACACTCAGCCCGAAAGCAGTTGCCGAACTGAACAAGAGAATAGACTACAGTGGAGAACAACTGACAGGCCTCGAAGAGGCATAG